A genomic segment from Candidatus Polarisedimenticolia bacterium encodes:
- a CDS encoding uroporphyrinogen-III synthase — MSASGPAGLPLSGRRILVTRSPEQAGALSDLLQASGAEAVEISLIRFEPPDSWEPADRAIEALEEFSLVLFTSANAVDCFLRRIEERGADPRRLARVELAAVGPKTAERLLRRGFEVSRLPERFQAEGLLEALRGRTIRGARILIPRAQEARELLVEALERRGASVSVAPVYRTRAAEENRQALRAALEKGVDMVTFTASSTVLHFLDLAGPSRGVPGGFRVACIGPVTAACARSRGLVPDVVPPRSTIPDLADAIVEYYSPSSP, encoded by the coding sequence ATGAGCGCTTCCGGACCGGCGGGACTGCCCTTGTCCGGCCGGCGCATCCTGGTCACCCGCTCTCCCGAGCAGGCGGGCGCGCTTTCCGATCTCCTGCAGGCCTCCGGCGCCGAGGCGGTCGAGATTTCGCTGATTCGCTTCGAGCCGCCCGATTCCTGGGAGCCGGCGGATCGCGCGATCGAGGCTCTGGAAGAGTTCTCCCTGGTCCTGTTCACGAGCGCCAATGCGGTCGACTGCTTCCTGCGCCGGATCGAGGAGCGCGGAGCGGATCCACGCCGGCTGGCTCGGGTCGAGCTGGCGGCCGTCGGGCCAAAAACGGCCGAGCGTCTTCTGCGCCGCGGCTTCGAGGTCAGCCGCCTTCCGGAGAGATTCCAGGCGGAGGGTCTCTTGGAAGCGTTGCGCGGAAGGACGATTCGCGGCGCGCGGATCCTGATCCCGCGGGCGCAGGAGGCCCGGGAGCTTCTGGTCGAGGCGCTCGAGCGGCGCGGGGCGAGCGTGAGCGTGGCGCCGGTCTACCGGACGCGGGCCGCCGAAGAGAATCGGCAAGCGTTGCGGGCGGCGCTCGAGAAGGGGGTCGACATGGTCACCTTCACCGCCTCCTCGACCGTGCTGCATTTCCTCGACCTGGCGGGGCCCAGCCGGGGCGTCCCCGGCGGCTTCCGGGTCGCCTGCATCGGGCCGGTGACCGCCGCATGCGCCCGCTCGCGAGGCCTCGTTCCCGACGTCGTCCCCCCCCGGAGCACGATCCCGGACCTCGCCGACGCGATCGTCGAGTACTACTCGCCCTCCTCCCCCTGA
- a CDS encoding RNA polymerase sigma factor RpoD/SigA, with translation MAGHSTLDSSWAPWYLRAVRDAEEPSAASDREAQASWDLVRSHLFFVVRVAKQYRHRGLPLEDLVSEGNLGLIEAARRFDPDRGVRFISWSVWWIRKAMRSALDRHSSLVRVPDHLLRDLRVVEGAARKLSERLARRADRGEIARETGLPPSAVERLQVIGGSDASLEESAGFREGRTLADRLSADSRTDPEQLFLRGQERALVSGALFRLAEKERRVVALRFGLDGEEALTLKETGHRLGLSHERVRQIESCAKARLLRILLRQRAGGDSRPASRRAGARRPAAGSRAAGAGRAASRERAPGRSGRSGDRMVRN, from the coding sequence ATGGCCGGACATTCAACCCTCGACAGTTCATGGGCCCCCTGGTACCTCCGCGCCGTTCGAGACGCCGAGGAGCCGTCCGCCGCATCCGATCGCGAAGCCCAAGCTTCATGGGATCTGGTCCGATCACATCTCTTCTTCGTGGTGCGCGTGGCGAAACAGTACCGCCACCGCGGCCTTCCTCTCGAGGATTTGGTCAGCGAAGGCAATCTCGGCCTCATCGAGGCGGCCCGCCGCTTCGATCCCGATCGCGGGGTGCGCTTCATCAGCTGGTCGGTCTGGTGGATCCGCAAGGCGATGCGCAGCGCGCTCGACCGCCATTCGTCGTTGGTACGGGTTCCCGACCATCTTCTCCGGGACCTCCGGGTCGTCGAGGGGGCGGCGCGCAAGCTCTCGGAGAGGCTTGCGCGCCGGGCCGATCGAGGGGAAATCGCCAGGGAGACCGGCCTCCCGCCGAGCGCCGTGGAGCGCCTTCAGGTCATCGGGGGATCCGACGCCTCGTTGGAGGAATCGGCGGGATTTCGGGAGGGACGGACGCTCGCGGACCGGCTCTCCGCCGATTCGAGGACCGATCCGGAGCAGCTCTTTCTTCGCGGGCAAGAACGGGCGCTGGTGAGCGGCGCCCTGTTCCGTCTCGCGGAGAAGGAGCGCAGAGTCGTCGCCCTGCGGTTCGGCCTCGACGGAGAGGAAGCGCTCACCTTGAAGGAGACCGGCCATCGCCTGGGGCTGTCCCACGAGCGCGTGCGCCAGATTGAGTCCTGCGCCAAGGCGCGGCTCTTACGTATCCTGCTGCGTCAGCGCGCTGGTGGCGATTCGCGGCCCGCTTCGCGCCGTGCGGGAGCCCGCCGGCCGGCGGCTGGTTCTCGCGCGGCTGGCGCCGGCCGGGCGGCCTCGCGGGAACGGGCGCCCGGGCGGTCCGGGCGGTCCGGGGATCGGATGGTGCGGAACTGA
- a CDS encoding CHAD domain-containing protein produces the protein MSPVAPPRDSSLSRRRLRRLLGSRSATVLRQIAKVRASSDPDAIHDLRVATRRLQEALDFFEPCLPARARRRLARRARRIRRALGEIRNADVTLKMVSLLRSEWGPESSRMLHQLRDRLRSETAALRRKATGRQGVPVAGARKRSRALLAGLDGRREFELAPRARRVLELRVGEVLGRLPPARTGDAEALHRLRLAVKSYRYALEILEDLGWRGARPGIATARKVQEELGRIHDLDVLSELVRRIPSAGAEELIERIARDRRLRLASFRKVLGDFRPDDVRADFAGAGLPDR, from the coding sequence ATGTCCCCGGTCGCTCCGCCGCGCGACTCCAGCCTCTCCCGCCGCCGGCTGCGGCGGTTGCTGGGCTCCCGCTCCGCAACGGTGTTGCGGCAGATCGCCAAGGTCCGCGCCAGCTCCGATCCGGACGCGATCCACGATCTCCGGGTCGCGACCCGCCGCTTGCAGGAGGCGCTCGACTTCTTCGAGCCCTGCCTGCCGGCGCGGGCCCGCCGCCGCCTGGCGCGCCGGGCGCGCCGCATCCGGCGAGCTCTCGGGGAGATTCGCAACGCCGACGTGACGCTCAAGATGGTCAGCCTGCTGCGCTCGGAATGGGGTCCCGAATCCTCCCGAATGCTCCACCAGCTCCGGGATCGCCTGCGGAGCGAGACCGCCGCCTTGCGCCGGAAGGCCACGGGGCGCCAAGGGGTGCCCGTCGCCGGGGCGCGCAAGCGGAGCCGCGCCCTTCTGGCCGGCCTCGACGGCCGGCGCGAATTCGAGCTCGCGCCGCGAGCCAGGCGGGTCCTGGAGCTGCGGGTGGGGGAAGTTCTGGGCCGCCTCCCGCCGGCCCGGACCGGAGACGCGGAGGCGCTGCACCGCCTGCGCCTCGCCGTGAAAAGCTATCGCTACGCCTTGGAGATCCTCGAGGACCTCGGCTGGCGCGGCGCGCGACCGGGGATCGCCACGGCCCGGAAGGTCCAGGAGGAGCTGGGACGGATTCACGATCTCGACGTTCTCTCGGAGCTGGTCCGCAGGATCCCGTCGGCCGGCGCCGAGGAGCTGATCGAGCGGATCGCGCGCGATCGGCGCCTCCGGCTCGCCTCGTTCCGGAAAGTCCTGGGTGACTTCCGGCCCGACGACGTGCGCGCCGACTTCGCCGGCGCCGGCTTGCCGGACCGATGA
- the tmk gene encoding dTMP kinase, whose protein sequence is MPSGKRSALRKGRLIVVEGIDGSGKSTQIKLLQKWLEARGQQAFFTEWNSSALVRQATKRGKKKNLLTPTTFSLLHATDFADRLTYHIIPYLKAGMTVLADRYVYTAFARDIARGVDAAWVRDLYSFAVEPDAVFYFRVPMNIAVERILGTRAKIKFYEAGMDLGLSRDPVESFRLFQGRVLAEYDRMAPEYRFQVIDGTRSIDSQQQKVRGIVARLYDQAPEMERR, encoded by the coding sequence ATGCCGTCTGGAAAGAGGAGCGCCCTCCGGAAGGGGCGACTCATCGTCGTCGAGGGGATCGACGGCTCGGGGAAGAGCACCCAGATCAAGCTGCTGCAGAAATGGCTGGAAGCCAGAGGCCAGCAGGCCTTCTTCACCGAATGGAACTCCTCGGCGCTCGTCCGCCAGGCCACCAAGCGCGGCAAGAAGAAGAACCTCCTCACCCCGACCACCTTCAGCCTCCTGCACGCCACCGATTTCGCCGATCGCCTCACGTATCACATCATTCCCTATCTGAAGGCCGGCATGACGGTCCTGGCCGATCGCTACGTCTACACCGCGTTCGCGCGCGACATCGCCCGGGGGGTCGACGCCGCCTGGGTGCGCGATCTCTATTCGTTCGCGGTCGAGCCGGACGCCGTCTTCTATTTCAGGGTGCCAATGAACATCGCGGTGGAGCGCATTCTCGGCACCCGGGCGAAGATCAAGTTCTACGAGGCGGGGATGGACCTGGGGCTCAGCCGTGATCCGGTGGAGAGCTTCCGCCTTTTCCAGGGCCGCGTCCTCGCCGAGTACGATCGCATGGCTCCCGAATATCGATTTCAGGTCATCGACGGCACGCGCAGCATCGACAGCCAGCAGCAGAAGGTCCGCGGCATCGTGGCGAGACTCTACGACCAGGCGCCGGAGATGGAGAGACGATGA
- a CDS encoding thymidylate kinase, with protein MRSIRPGKSYFAHGLPYTDIARLNGTLLTLEGTDGVGRSVQVKMLKEWLEVQGYGVIETGWTRSELMSETIGAAKAGHNLNELTFSLLYATDFADRLEKIVIPALRSGFVVIADRYMYTAFARSVVRGADPAWIRNVFGFALVPDLTLYLKIDVDTLIPRILRSRGMDYWEAGMDLHFGSDLFESFRKYQWRLIREYNRMASEFGFVTVNAAVSMDEIQARIRRKVQALLEQRKIQTLTEGIETLRPLLFEPEVSRRRPIRESRASRAAPADHAPAP; from the coding sequence ATGAGATCAATTCGCCCGGGAAAATCATACTTCGCGCACGGCCTCCCTTACACCGACATCGCCCGTCTGAACGGCACGCTCCTCACGCTGGAGGGGACCGACGGAGTCGGCCGCTCCGTCCAGGTGAAGATGCTCAAGGAATGGCTGGAGGTCCAGGGTTACGGGGTGATCGAGACCGGCTGGACCCGCTCGGAGCTGATGTCGGAGACGATCGGCGCGGCCAAGGCGGGCCACAACCTGAACGAGCTTACTTTCAGCCTCCTGTACGCGACCGATTTCGCCGACCGTCTCGAGAAGATCGTCATCCCGGCGCTGCGCTCCGGCTTCGTGGTCATCGCCGACCGCTACATGTACACCGCTTTCGCGCGCAGTGTGGTGCGCGGCGCCGATCCCGCCTGGATCCGCAACGTCTTCGGCTTCGCCCTGGTCCCTGACCTGACGCTATATCTGAAGATAGATGTCGACACGCTGATTCCGCGGATCCTGCGCAGCCGCGGCATGGACTACTGGGAGGCCGGGATGGATCTCCATTTCGGCTCCGATCTGTTCGAGTCCTTCCGCAAGTACCAGTGGCGGCTGATCCGGGAATACAACCGGATGGCGTCCGAGTTCGGCTTCGTGACGGTGAATGCGGCGGTTTCGATGGACGAGATTCAGGCCAGAATCCGGCGCAAAGTACAGGCGCTGCTGGAGCAGCGCAAGATCCAGACCCTCACCGAAGGGATCGAGACGCTGCGGCCCCTCCTCTTCGAGCCGGAGGTTTCGCGCCGGCGTCCAATCCGTGAGAGCCGCGCCTCCCGGGCGGCGCCGGCGGACCACGCTCCCGCCCCCTGA
- a CDS encoding tetratricopeptide repeat protein, whose amino-acid sequence MLRFRRIPARLALLTLVLGAVPALAGEDPWKSPEFQKQFLGTYGVLAEVEPRLSPEERAVLEKIIPLLSGNLAKAAEQLAAATTPASSALLDFTLGNIHFQLDQPDEAEKHYRRAVEKFPSFLRAYKNLGLVCVRLGNTADAIKAFTRMIELGGGDALSYGLLGQAYSAQEDFLAAESAYRQALLLQPDSLDWKVGLVRCLFREQKLAEAVAMCGELIEKYPDRADLWQLQASAYLGLKEPLKAAENYEMLTRLGHADAEMLYTLGDLYVNESLLDLAARAYLRALEQEGETDAGRGLRSAEILSARGATEAAKRILARIQERFGESLSDEQKSRNLKLQARIAATSGSGQESAKILEEILALNPLDGEALMLLAQQFAKTGEFEKAAFYLERAEGLEGFEADARVRHAQLLVRQSKFTEALPLLKRAQELKPREEVASYLEQVERAARSQR is encoded by the coding sequence GTGCTTCGATTCAGACGGATCCCGGCAAGGCTCGCCCTGCTAACGCTCGTCCTTGGGGCCGTCCCGGCGCTCGCCGGCGAGGACCCGTGGAAAAGCCCGGAATTCCAGAAGCAGTTCCTGGGAACCTACGGAGTCCTCGCCGAGGTTGAGCCCCGCCTCTCGCCCGAGGAGCGCGCCGTCCTGGAAAAAATCATCCCTCTTCTTTCGGGCAATCTGGCCAAGGCGGCGGAGCAGCTCGCTGCCGCGACGACTCCGGCCTCCAGCGCCCTGCTGGATTTCACCTTGGGGAACATTCATTTTCAGCTCGATCAGCCCGACGAGGCCGAGAAGCACTACCGGCGAGCGGTGGAGAAGTTCCCGAGCTTCCTGAGGGCGTACAAGAACCTCGGTCTGGTCTGCGTGCGTTTGGGAAACACGGCGGACGCCATCAAGGCGTTCACGCGGATGATCGAGCTGGGCGGCGGCGACGCCCTCAGCTACGGACTGCTGGGACAGGCTTACTCCGCCCAGGAGGATTTCCTGGCGGCGGAGTCCGCCTACCGCCAGGCGCTTCTTCTCCAACCCGATTCGTTGGACTGGAAGGTGGGCCTCGTGCGCTGCCTCTTCCGCGAGCAGAAGCTCGCCGAGGCCGTTGCAATGTGTGGCGAGCTGATCGAAAAATATCCCGACCGGGCCGACCTCTGGCAGCTGCAGGCGAGCGCCTACCTGGGCCTGAAGGAGCCGCTCAAGGCGGCCGAAAACTACGAGATGCTCACTCGCCTCGGCCATGCCGACGCGGAAATGCTCTATACCCTCGGCGACCTCTATGTCAACGAGTCTCTGCTCGATTTGGCCGCCCGGGCCTACCTTCGGGCGCTGGAGCAAGAAGGTGAAACCGATGCCGGACGAGGCCTCCGATCCGCCGAGATCCTATCCGCCCGCGGCGCGACCGAGGCCGCAAAGCGGATTCTGGCGAGAATTCAGGAACGGTTCGGCGAGAGTTTGTCGGACGAGCAGAAAAGTCGGAACCTCAAGCTGCAAGCCCGTATTGCCGCGACGAGCGGATCGGGACAGGAGTCGGCGAAGATCCTCGAGGAGATCCTCGCCCTCAACCCGCTCGACGGGGAGGCCCTGATGCTCCTGGCGCAGCAATTCGCGAAGACGGGGGAGTTCGAGAAGGCGGCTTTCTATCTCGAGCGGGCCGAGGGTCTGGAGGGATTCGAGGCCGATGCCCGCGTCCGGCACGCCCAGCTTCTGGTCCGCCAGTCCAAGTTCACGGAAGCGCTGCCGCTGCTAAAGCGGGCCCAGGAGCTCAAGCCGCGCGAGGAGGTGGCGAGCTACCTGGAGCAGGTCGAGAGAGCGGCGCGATCGCAGCGCTAG
- a CDS encoding energy transducer TonB codes for MKKTILGLLAAVMFHLAVILFGGLLFHKPAGSDKKARVQEVDLLAPEDPAKAKDAKTKKEENPPADEPKAETPLERDEAVPDLKELEKLENAGPAVPALDALSLSAMEDLMNPSAGGASGFLSEGGDLASGGQIGGVGKAVKENGPDLFALAELDQKPRPLVQAPPSYPVELRRRKVEGSVYVLFVVDEQGRVLDPKVEKSSNPEFDPPALAAVRQWKFEPAVKGGQKVRCKMRVPLRFSVG; via the coding sequence ATGAAGAAAACCATTCTCGGGCTCCTGGCCGCCGTGATGTTTCACCTGGCGGTGATCCTGTTCGGCGGACTCTTGTTCCACAAGCCCGCGGGCAGCGACAAGAAGGCCCGGGTGCAGGAGGTCGACCTCCTCGCGCCGGAGGACCCTGCGAAAGCCAAGGACGCGAAGACCAAGAAAGAAGAGAACCCGCCGGCGGACGAGCCGAAGGCAGAAACCCCTCTCGAGCGCGATGAAGCAGTGCCGGACTTGAAGGAGCTGGAGAAATTGGAAAACGCGGGCCCGGCGGTTCCTGCCCTGGACGCCCTCAGCTTGAGCGCCATGGAGGACTTGATGAACCCCTCGGCCGGCGGGGCCTCGGGATTTCTCTCCGAGGGTGGGGACCTCGCCTCGGGAGGCCAGATCGGCGGCGTGGGAAAGGCCGTGAAGGAGAACGGCCCGGACCTCTTCGCGCTGGCCGAGCTCGATCAGAAGCCGCGCCCTCTCGTCCAGGCTCCGCCGTCCTATCCGGTCGAGCTGCGCCGCCGGAAGGTCGAGGGAAGCGTCTACGTTCTTTTCGTGGTGGATGAGCAAGGAAGGGTCCTGGATCCGAAAGTGGAGAAGTCTTCGAATCCCGAATTCGATCCACCCGCTCTCGCCGCGGTCCGGCAATGGAAGTTCGAGCCGGCGGTGAAGGGGGGCCAAAAAGTCCGGTGCAAGATGCGCGTTCCCTTGCGCTTTTCGGTGGGATAG
- a CDS encoding biopolymer transporter ExbD produces the protein MHGGGGAGRRARIEIIPLIDIIFFLLATFVMVSLSMTKNQGVQVALPGASSAAALVEPAQQSKALTLSVNGKGDVFFNKEKITLQQLPFRLQTFKSGEKDPKVIINGDAGADFRVVVAVLDEVRKIGIAKVGISTEKK, from the coding sequence ATGCATGGCGGAGGAGGAGCCGGCCGGCGGGCGCGGATCGAGATCATCCCCCTGATCGACATCATCTTCTTCCTGCTGGCCACCTTCGTCATGGTCTCCCTCTCCATGACCAAGAACCAGGGAGTCCAGGTGGCGCTCCCCGGCGCCTCCTCCGCGGCGGCGCTGGTCGAGCCGGCGCAGCAGAGCAAGGCGCTGACCCTGAGCGTGAACGGCAAAGGGGATGTCTTCTTTAACAAGGAGAAGATCACGCTCCAGCAGCTCCCGTTCCGGCTGCAGACTTTCAAGTCCGGCGAGAAGGACCCCAAGGTGATCATCAACGGCGACGCCGGCGCCGACTTCCGGGTCGTCGTTGCCGTGCTGGACGAGGTGCGCAAGATCGGCATCGCCAAAGTGGGCATCTCAACGGAGAAGAAATGA